In the genome of Deltaproteobacteria bacterium, one region contains:
- a CDS encoding glucose 1-dehydrogenase, with amino-acid sequence MNPFDLTGRVAVVTGAGKGIGRGIALALARAGADVALAARSASDLEEVAREARALGRRAIAVPTDVTDGDQLERLATRAVAELGGLDVWVSNAGGLPDATPRYLTRTPEDRWDAQLDLNLKSVWASAVIAAKHMGDKGGAIVNISSRAAQGGALKNGPYAASKAAVNSLTATLALELAPKIRVNAVAPGPIPTENFNASTKFPEGKPLEKLLGVPLARLGTPDDIGNAVVFMASSASSWVTGQCLYVTGGL; translated from the coding sequence ATGAATCCCTTCGATCTCACGGGCCGCGTCGCCGTCGTCACCGGCGCGGGCAAAGGCATCGGCCGCGGCATCGCGCTGGCGCTCGCGCGCGCGGGCGCCGACGTCGCGCTCGCGGCGCGCAGTGCGAGCGATCTCGAAGAGGTCGCGCGCGAAGCTCGCGCACTCGGCCGCCGCGCCATCGCGGTGCCGACCGACGTGACGGACGGCGACCAGCTCGAGCGGCTTGCAACACGCGCGGTCGCCGAGCTCGGCGGCCTCGACGTTTGGGTGAGCAACGCCGGCGGCCTGCCCGACGCGACGCCGCGCTACCTCACGCGCACGCCGGAAGATCGCTGGGACGCGCAGCTCGATCTCAACCTCAAGTCCGTGTGGGCGAGCGCCGTGATCGCAGCCAAGCACATGGGCGACAAGGGCGGGGCGATCGTGAACATCTCGTCTCGCGCTGCGCAGGGCGGGGCGCTCAAGAACGGCCCCTACGCCGCCTCGAAGGCTGCGGTGAACTCGCTCACCGCGACGCTCGCGCTCGAGCTCGCGCCGAAGATCCGCGTGAACGCCGTCGCGCCCGGCCCGATCCCGACCGAGAACTTCAACGCGTCGACGAAGTTCCCGGAAGGGAAGCCGCTCGAGAAGCTGTTAGGAGTTCCGCTCGCGCGCCTCGGCACGCCCGACGACATCGGCAACGCCGTCGTGTTCATGGCGAGCAGTGCTTCGAGCTGGGTGACGGGGCAGTGCCTTTATGTGACGGGCGGGCTGTAA
- a CDS encoding DUF1330 domain-containing protein, producing MREELHEAAVAGLDPAKPVVMLNLMKFRARSLDGDGTGWDAYLRYSKNTSPLLKARGATILWTGDVRTLALGPLGAGEWDYAALVYYPRPDAFLDMMKSADYARGNLHRENGCEKHVILATHEAYSKLALTK from the coding sequence CTGCGCGAGGAGCTGCACGAAGCGGCGGTCGCGGGGCTCGACCCCGCGAAGCCCGTGGTGATGCTCAACCTGATGAAGTTCCGCGCGCGCTCGCTCGACGGCGACGGCACCGGCTGGGACGCGTACCTGCGATACAGCAAGAACACCTCGCCGCTGCTCAAGGCGCGGGGCGCCACGATCCTGTGGACCGGAGACGTGAGGACGCTCGCACTCGGCCCGCTCGGTGCCGGTGAGTGGGACTACGCCGCGCTCGTGTACTACCCGCGACCCGACGCGTTTCTCGACATGATGAAGTCAGCTGACTACGCGCGCGGCAACCTGCACCGTGAGAACGGGTGCGAGAAGCACGTGATTCTGGCGACGCACGAGGCGTACTCGAAGCTCGCGCTCACGAAGTGA
- a CDS encoding DUF2652 domain-containing protein, giving the protein MLAPSADPLAIAEDSPLTQLQKVFLVLLDISGYTRFIKFHKVSLIHAERIIDELLERVIAESRPPLVLQELEGDAVFFYAVSDSTREMAQEIVAQVHRSLAAFREREAVLVSECGICTCDACRTVGRLSMKAVVHHGNAVFTQVQQFTKLSGEDVILAHMLLKVPIERREHVLVTESMHALLGDLDEKPAELRTESCGELGQVNVSVYYPSQNQSEIVPARVSFLSKLKMFAKVERHLLKRLVTPATKRYAHIDALRKSH; this is encoded by the coding sequence TTGCTGGCACCGAGCGCCGATCCACTCGCGATCGCCGAGGACTCGCCGTTGACACAGCTGCAGAAGGTATTCCTGGTGCTGCTCGACATCAGCGGGTACACGCGCTTCATCAAGTTCCACAAGGTGAGCCTGATCCACGCCGAGCGGATCATCGACGAGCTGCTCGAGCGAGTCATCGCTGAGTCTCGTCCACCGCTCGTGTTGCAGGAGCTGGAAGGCGACGCCGTGTTCTTCTACGCGGTCTCGGATAGCACTCGAGAGATGGCGCAAGAGATCGTCGCCCAGGTGCACCGCAGTCTCGCGGCCTTTCGCGAAAGAGAGGCCGTGCTCGTCAGCGAGTGCGGGATCTGCACGTGCGACGCGTGCCGGACGGTGGGGCGCCTCTCGATGAAGGCAGTCGTCCACCACGGGAACGCCGTCTTCACGCAGGTGCAGCAGTTCACCAAGCTCTCAGGCGAGGACGTGATTCTCGCTCACATGTTGCTGAAGGTTCCGATCGAGCGGCGGGAACACGTCCTCGTGACTGAGAGCATGCATGCTCTTCTCGGCGATCTCGACGAGAAACCCGCAGAGCTCCGCACCGAGAGCTGCGGTGAGCTGGGCCAAGTCAACGTCAGTGTCTACTACCCCTCGCAGAATCAATCCGAGATCGTGCCGGCGAGAGTGTCGTTTCTCTCGAAGCTGAAAATGTTCGCGAAGGTCGAGCGTCACCTGCTGAAGCGACTCGTGACTCCCGCCACGAAGCGCTACGCGCACATCGATGCCCTGCGAAAATCGCATTGA
- a CDS encoding integron integrase, whose protein sequence is MTTKPAAAGPRLLDRVRERLRVLQRSPRTERSYVDWIRRFILFHGKRHPAELGAEEIAAFLTHLAVDAKVSASTQNQALNALVFLYREVLARELGEIPGVVRARTSQHLPVVLTRGEVHALLAGLRGVEWLVAALLYGAGLRLLEALTLRAKDLDFERRELRLRQTKGGKERVAPLPQTVIEPLREHLRAVRALHARDLAAGFGAAALPSALASKYPNAAREWVWQWVFPATRRYFDASAGTERRHHLHETVIQRAVKQAVARAGIAKRASCHTLRHSFATHLLESGTDIRTLQELLGHTSVSTTMIYTHVLNRGAAGVRSPLDFTS, encoded by the coding sequence ATGACCACGAAGCCTGCGGCCGCGGGGCCGCGCTTGCTCGATCGGGTGCGCGAGCGGCTGCGCGTGTTGCAACGGAGTCCGCGCACGGAGCGGAGCTACGTCGATTGGATTCGGCGCTTCATCTTGTTCCACGGCAAGCGGCATCCCGCAGAGCTCGGCGCCGAAGAGATCGCCGCGTTCCTCACTCACCTCGCGGTCGACGCGAAGGTGTCGGCGTCGACCCAGAACCAGGCTCTGAACGCGCTGGTGTTCCTCTATCGCGAGGTGCTTGCTCGAGAGCTGGGTGAGATCCCCGGGGTCGTGCGCGCGCGTACCTCGCAGCACTTGCCGGTCGTGCTCACGCGCGGCGAGGTGCACGCGCTGCTCGCTGGGCTACGTGGCGTCGAGTGGCTGGTCGCTGCGCTTCTCTACGGCGCAGGTTTGCGCCTCCTCGAGGCGCTCACGCTTCGCGCGAAGGACCTGGACTTCGAGCGGCGCGAGCTGCGGTTGCGGCAGACCAAGGGCGGCAAGGAGCGCGTCGCGCCACTACCCCAAACGGTCATCGAACCGCTTCGCGAGCACTTGCGCGCCGTGCGCGCGCTCCATGCGCGCGACCTCGCCGCGGGTTTCGGCGCGGCCGCGTTGCCGAGCGCGCTCGCATCCAAGTACCCGAACGCGGCTCGCGAATGGGTGTGGCAATGGGTGTTCCCCGCGACGCGCCGCTACTTCGACGCCAGCGCGGGCACGGAGCGCCGCCATCACCTCCACGAGACGGTGATTCAGCGCGCGGTGAAGCAGGCCGTCGCGCGCGCTGGCATCGCGAAGCGTGCGAGCTGTCACACGCTGCGCCACAGCTTCGCAACGCACTTGCTCGAATCGGGCACCGACATCCGCACGCTGCAGGAGCTACTCGGCCATACGAGTGTGTCGACCACGATGATCTACACGCACGTGCTGAACCGCGGCGCCGCGGGTGTGAGAAGCCCGCTCGACTTCACTTCGTGA
- a CDS encoding ABC transporter permease subunit produces the protein MSAAPADFLAMARLDAAELRRSRWPLFSLALYAALAAGFVYFGMRESSVVAFTGMGRVLFSLSHALVFFLPLLALGVTGQAINRAREDGSLELWMSLPVRRGSYLAAVTGVRALALIVPALVAFAALAAIGRFAFAQPVPWQFLARSAAISTCLLLAYAALGVAISAAARTQARALAGWLLAWLASVALLDFGLIAVLLHTALPPRLVFFLAALNPVECARLALLSGAQPDLATLGPVGFYLASELGPSLLFALGLAWPLAFGALAFAYAWRAFGRDDLI, from the coding sequence ATGAGCGCGGCGCCCGCCGACTTCCTCGCGATGGCGCGGCTCGACGCCGCGGAGCTGCGGCGCTCGCGCTGGCCGCTCTTCAGCCTCGCGCTCTACGCCGCGCTCGCCGCGGGCTTCGTCTACTTCGGCATGCGCGAGTCGAGCGTGGTCGCGTTCACCGGCATGGGCCGCGTGCTGTTCTCGCTCAGCCACGCGCTCGTGTTCTTCCTGCCGCTGCTCGCGCTCGGCGTCACGGGGCAGGCGATCAATCGCGCGCGCGAGGACGGCTCGCTCGAGCTGTGGATGAGCCTGCCCGTGCGCCGCGGCAGCTACCTCGCCGCAGTCACCGGCGTGCGCGCGCTCGCGCTGATCGTGCCGGCGCTCGTCGCCTTCGCCGCGCTCGCCGCGATCGGACGCTTCGCCTTCGCGCAGCCGGTGCCGTGGCAGTTCCTCGCGCGCAGTGCCGCGATCAGCACGTGCTTGCTGCTCGCGTACGCGGCCCTCGGTGTCGCGATCTCCGCGGCGGCGCGCACGCAGGCGCGCGCGCTGGCGGGCTGGCTGCTCGCGTGGCTCGCCTCCGTCGCGCTGCTCGACTTCGGGTTGATCGCGGTGCTGCTCCACACCGCACTCCCGCCGCGCCTCGTGTTCTTCCTCGCCGCGCTGAACCCGGTCGAGTGCGCGCGCCTCGCGCTGCTCTCGGGCGCGCAGCCCGATCTCGCGACGCTCGGGCCCGTCGGCTTCTACCTCGCCTCGGAGCTCGGGCCGAGCTTGTTGTTCGCGCTCGGCCTCGCCTGGCCGCTCGCCTTCGGCGCGCTCGCCTTCGCGTATGCGTGGCGGGCGTTCGGCCGGGATGACTTGATCTAG
- a CDS encoding pyridoxamine 5'-phosphate oxidase family protein: MASWSQFNKAAPDFGAAGRRLLVGPDGVAIGFVATVGAHGVPHLSPVCPIFCDAHLYISAGAHTPKAADLRASGRYVLHAFLGAKDEEFQVAGRALEVSDAAERAAVHSAIPFPAFKTTDPVFRLSVERALWVSWERFWQPDTKPISRHWSSNEGVA, encoded by the coding sequence ATGGCGAGTTGGTCCCAATTCAACAAGGCCGCTCCCGACTTCGGTGCGGCGGGGCGCAGGCTCCTCGTCGGGCCAGACGGAGTTGCCATCGGCTTCGTCGCCACCGTCGGTGCCCATGGCGTGCCTCACCTCTCACCTGTCTGCCCCATCTTCTGCGATGCCCATCTCTACATCAGCGCGGGAGCGCACACGCCCAAGGCGGCCGACCTCCGCGCCTCGGGCCGATACGTCCTTCATGCGTTCCTCGGAGCGAAGGACGAGGAGTTCCAGGTCGCTGGGCGCGCCCTCGAAGTCTCCGACGCGGCCGAGCGTGCCGCAGTCCATTCAGCGATTCCCTTCCCCGCCTTCAAGACGACCGATCCGGTCTTTCGGCTCTCCGTCGAGCGCGCGCTCTGGGTGTCCTGGGAACGCTTCTGGCAGCCTGACACGAAGCCGATCTCTCGGCATTGGTCCTCGAACGAGGGTGTGGCCTAA
- a CDS encoding CoA transferase → MSAPAALSPYRVLDLTDTRAELGPQVLVGLGADVIKVEPPGGSESRRAEPLAAGEPAELASLRFLAFNRGKRSVALDLETSQGRADFLRLAATADFVFENAAPGEMDARGFGFAALRAVRPDLVYVAITPFGQDGPYAKHLATDLTLSAMGGAMILNGEPDRRPVRITVPQTWYHAAVDGALAAMAAHHRRLKTGEAQFVDVSVQASVFWTGLNAMLAHPIQGKNIERDGTVLQLATMTSPLVYPCADGEVVLIATKATLQQLIPWMLSAGAITEEWAAAEDWSSYEVRMLTGQALAHSVAHVRERITAFTLSQTKQALFEGGVAREITLAPVNTAADVVAMQQLAARDYWRPLALTSARELKAPGPFAKLSRTPIAFTRPAPRAGEHTAEVLGNLAPKPALSAARAVPVSGPGAAEDPKLPLAGVKIADFSWIGVGPITAKALADHGAQVVHIETENPADRLRLVGPFKDGIAGINRCQFFGSFNTSKLSLALNLKTPEGIEIAKKLLAWCDVALDSFTAGTMNELGIGYDVAKKLNPNLIMATTCLLGQTGPAARLGGYGYHAAAVSGFFEVTGWNDRAPGGPFNAYTDTIAPRFLATILMAALDHRRRTGEGQYIDQAQMESALHFLAPELLNVQLTGKSPRRAGNHSPTAAPHDAYPCKGRDEWCAIAVETDAHWRALRRALGEPAWAMRGELATLAGRQANAQLVDKHLAEFTAQHEPRALMELLQAAGVPAGMAQRSSDHQRDPQLAHRKFFRPLEHPEMGLVPYEGHSYKISHYDNGPRFPAPCIGEHSYQVLTEVLGLSDDDVARVMGSGAIQ, encoded by the coding sequence ATGAGCGCACCCGCAGCCCTCTCTCCGTACCGCGTCCTCGACCTCACCGACACGCGCGCCGAGCTCGGCCCGCAGGTGCTCGTGGGTCTCGGCGCCGACGTCATCAAGGTGGAGCCGCCCGGCGGCTCCGAATCGCGGCGCGCGGAGCCGCTCGCGGCCGGCGAGCCCGCGGAGCTCGCGAGCCTGCGCTTCCTCGCGTTCAACCGCGGCAAGCGCAGCGTGGCGCTCGACCTCGAGACTTCTCAGGGCCGCGCCGACTTCTTGCGGCTCGCGGCAACTGCGGATTTCGTGTTCGAGAACGCCGCGCCCGGCGAGATGGACGCGCGCGGCTTCGGCTTCGCCGCGCTGCGCGCCGTGCGGCCCGATCTCGTCTACGTGGCGATCACGCCGTTCGGGCAGGACGGCCCGTACGCGAAGCATCTCGCCACGGACCTAACACTTTCCGCAATGGGCGGCGCGATGATCCTGAACGGCGAGCCCGACCGGCGGCCCGTGCGCATCACGGTGCCGCAGACCTGGTACCACGCCGCGGTCGACGGCGCGCTCGCGGCGATGGCGGCACATCACCGGCGGCTCAAGACGGGCGAGGCGCAGTTCGTCGACGTGAGCGTGCAGGCCTCGGTGTTCTGGACCGGGCTCAACGCGATGCTCGCGCACCCGATCCAGGGCAAGAACATCGAGCGCGACGGAACGGTTCTCCAGCTCGCGACGATGACGTCGCCGCTCGTCTACCCGTGCGCAGACGGCGAAGTCGTGCTGATCGCGACCAAGGCGACGCTGCAGCAGCTGATTCCGTGGATGCTGAGCGCTGGCGCGATCACCGAGGAATGGGCCGCCGCCGAGGACTGGAGCTCGTACGAAGTGCGCATGCTCACGGGGCAGGCCCTCGCGCACTCGGTCGCGCACGTGCGCGAAAGGATCACCGCGTTCACCCTGTCTCAGACGAAGCAGGCGCTGTTCGAGGGCGGCGTCGCGCGCGAAATCACCCTCGCGCCGGTGAACACCGCCGCGGATGTGGTGGCGATGCAGCAGCTCGCAGCGCGCGACTACTGGCGGCCCCTCGCCCTAACAAGCGCGCGCGAGCTGAAGGCGCCCGGCCCGTTCGCGAAGCTCTCGCGCACGCCGATCGCGTTCACGCGCCCCGCGCCGCGCGCGGGCGAGCACACGGCCGAGGTGCTCGGGAATCTCGCGCCGAAGCCGGCGCTCAGCGCCGCGCGCGCCGTGCCCGTGAGCGGCCCCGGCGCCGCGGAGGATCCGAAGCTGCCGCTCGCCGGCGTGAAGATCGCCGACTTCTCGTGGATCGGCGTCGGCCCGATCACCGCCAAGGCGCTCGCCGACCACGGCGCGCAGGTCGTGCACATCGAGACCGAGAACCCCGCCGATCGCCTGCGCCTCGTCGGCCCGTTCAAGGACGGCATCGCGGGGATCAACCGCTGCCAGTTCTTCGGCTCGTTCAACACCTCGAAGCTCTCGCTCGCGCTCAACCTGAAGACGCCCGAGGGCATCGAGATCGCGAAGAAGCTGCTCGCCTGGTGCGACGTCGCGCTCGACTCGTTCACCGCCGGCACGATGAACGAGCTCGGCATCGGCTACGACGTGGCGAAGAAGCTCAACCCGAACCTCATCATGGCGACGACCTGCTTGTTAGGGCAGACGGGGCCCGCTGCGCGCCTCGGCGGCTACGGCTACCACGCCGCCGCGGTGAGCGGCTTCTTCGAAGTGACGGGCTGGAACGACCGCGCGCCGGGCGGCCCCTTCAACGCCTACACCGACACGATCGCGCCGCGCTTCCTCGCCACGATCCTGATGGCCGCGCTCGACCACCGCCGCCGCACGGGCGAGGGGCAGTACATCGATCAGGCGCAGATGGAGAGCGCCCTCCACTTCCTCGCGCCCGAGCTGCTGAACGTGCAGCTCACCGGGAAGAGCCCGAGGCGCGCAGGCAACCACTCGCCGACGGCTGCGCCGCACGACGCGTACCCGTGCAAGGGCCGCGACGAGTGGTGCGCGATCGCGGTGGAGACCGACGCGCACTGGCGCGCACTGCGCCGCGCGCTCGGCGAGCCCGCGTGGGCGATGCGCGGCGAGCTCGCCACGCTCGCGGGTCGGCAGGCGAACGCGCAGCTCGTCGACAAGCACCTCGCCGAGTTCACCGCGCAGCACGAGCCGCGCGCGCTGATGGAGTTGTTACAAGCCGCGGGCGTACCGGCCGGCATGGCGCAGCGCTCGAGCGACCACCAGCGCGACCCGCAGCTCGCGCACCGCAAGTTCTTCCGCCCCCTCGAACACCCCGAGATGGGCCTCGTCCCGTACGAGGGCCACTCGTACAAGATCTCCCACTACGACAACGGCCCGCGCTTCCCCGCACCGTGCATCGGCGAGCACAGTTATCAGGTGTTGACCGAGGTGCTGGGACTGAGCGACGACGACGTGGCGCGCGTGATGGGCAGCGGGGCGATTCAGTGA
- a CDS encoding amino acid permease has product MSAPPQLRRVVSRWEVVALAINDVIGSGVYLLPATAAALLGGASPLAVLLAGFAVLLIVLCFAEAASLFDAPGSGAVYAREAFGELAGWQVGWMTWLARVASVGSLSAGFAQALGALWPAAQSEPLRSAVIVVLIAGLGALNVIGVKAGARAAWVLALAKLLPLVALIACGVFAIEWSRFEEASAPSLAGLREAALLLLFAYAGFENTAAAAGEHRDPRRDVPFALLVQIGVVTALYALVQLVVVGVLAEPEKSASPLADAMGALVGPAGAALLGLGALVSIAGTNAGTILAGPRYLYAIAHSGALPSWLARIHPRFRTPHLAIVVQCVVSLPLALTGSFAELAALSVIARLVTYVSTAAAVIVLRRRMPSTPRTLRLPFGPAIPLAAVAVCLVLASAATRANLVAGALALAVGGVLWWRRKAA; this is encoded by the coding sequence GTGAGCGCACCGCCCCAGCTCCGCCGCGTCGTCTCGCGCTGGGAGGTGGTCGCGCTCGCGATCAACGACGTGATCGGCAGCGGCGTGTACCTCTTGCCCGCAACCGCCGCCGCATTGTTAGGCGGCGCGAGCCCGCTCGCGGTGCTGCTCGCGGGCTTCGCGGTGCTGCTGATCGTGCTGTGCTTCGCCGAGGCCGCGAGCTTGTTCGACGCGCCCGGCTCGGGCGCGGTCTACGCCCGCGAAGCGTTCGGGGAGCTCGCGGGCTGGCAGGTGGGGTGGATGACGTGGCTCGCGCGCGTCGCCTCGGTGGGCTCGCTGAGCGCCGGCTTCGCGCAGGCGCTGGGCGCGCTCTGGCCCGCGGCGCAGAGCGAGCCGCTGCGCAGCGCGGTGATCGTCGTGCTCATCGCGGGGCTCGGTGCGCTCAACGTGATTGGCGTGAAGGCCGGGGCGCGCGCTGCGTGGGTGCTCGCGCTCGCGAAGCTGCTGCCCCTCGTGGCGCTGATCGCGTGCGGCGTGTTCGCGATCGAGTGGTCGCGCTTCGAAGAGGCGAGCGCGCCTTCGCTCGCGGGCCTGCGCGAGGCAGCGCTGCTGTTGTTATTCGCGTACGCCGGCTTCGAAAACACCGCGGCCGCCGCCGGGGAACACCGAGACCCGCGCCGCGACGTGCCGTTCGCGCTGCTCGTGCAGATCGGTGTCGTGACCGCGCTCTACGCGCTCGTGCAACTCGTCGTGGTGGGCGTGCTCGCGGAGCCTGAGAAGTCCGCGAGCCCGCTCGCGGACGCGATGGGCGCGCTGGTCGGGCCCGCGGGCGCCGCGCTGCTCGGGCTCGGCGCGCTCGTCTCGATCGCGGGTACGAACGCCGGCACGATCCTCGCGGGCCCGCGGTACCTCTACGCGATCGCGCACAGCGGCGCGCTCCCGAGCTGGCTCGCGCGCATCCACCCGCGCTTCCGCACGCCGCATCTCGCGATCGTGGTGCAGTGCGTCGTTTCGCTGCCGCTCGCGCTCACGGGCTCGTTCGCGGAGCTCGCCGCGCTCTCGGTGATCGCGCGGCTCGTCACTTACGTGAGCACCGCCGCGGCCGTGATCGTGTTGCGACGCCGCATGCCGTCGACTCCGCGCACGCTGCGGCTCCCGTTCGGCCCCGCGATCCCGCTCGCCGCGGTCGCGGTGTGCCTCGTGCTCGCGAGCGCCGCCACGCGCGCGAATCTCGTCGCCGGTGCGCTCGCGTTGGCAGTGGGTGGCGTGCTGTGGTGGCGACGCAAGGCCGCGTAG